A segment of the Siphonobacter curvatus genome:
ACAGCCGTAGGCAAACGAGCATTCGCGGAACAGGAACGAAACCAGCTCCGTATGCTGCCGCTTCATTTGGCTGATGGAAATTTTATTATCGTATACACTTTCCCGGTTCCGGTGAATTTCCAGTCGAATGTGCGTATGTGGATCAATCGGCGTACCGGGCACGTACAGGCAGGGGCCTAAGGCTGCACTACCATCGTACGATTTGGCTTGGGGTAGATACAGGGGATTTTCTCCCTCAATATCCCGTGAACTCATATCGTTGCCGCAAGTGTACGCTACAATTTTTCCCGAAGAAGTCATGAACAAAGTCAGTTCCGGCTCCGGAACGTTCCAGTGTGAATCTTTCCGAATGCGTACCGTACCTAGTGGGTCTACGACTCGCTCGGGGGTAGCTTTGAAGAAAATTTCGGGCCGTTCAGCATCGTATACGCGGTCATAAAAACTACCGCCACCGGCATCCTGGGATTCTTCCATCCGGGCATCGCGACTCCGTAGGTATGTAACCCCGGCAGCCCAGACTTCCTGCCGACCGATGGGAGCCAGCAAGTCCGTATGCAGCCAGTGGTGCAACTCCGGAGAAGGACTTACCGACGTAGTAACGGCCTGTAGTACTTCGTGCAGATTATCCTGATTAATGAGTTGATCCCAGTCGGTTGCTTCGATAGGATAATACTGCTCGTCAGCTTCCAGAACGATGCCCAGGCGGGTTTTGTATAATCTCATGGGTTTAGAAGAGATAGAAGGAATGATGGATATGTTTCGAGAAAGAGGTTGGTTTGCGTACGCCACCCTGTACAAAGCTTGTATTTACTGAGGCGTCACAAGGACAAACGTACGTTTATATTTCTGATCAGAGACGGTTTTCAGATTTCCAAACGTAGAAAAAAGAAACCAGTAGGGATTTCGCTTGAAAACAAGAACGCCCCGCATAACTAGGTGCAGCGGGGCGTTGGTTACGTAACTTATCGGCGATTCAGCTTTGCCAGTAGTTTCAGAATTTCCAAATACAGCCAGACGATCGTTACCAGCAGACCAAAAGCGGAATACCATTCCATAAACTTGGGAGCCTGCTGAGCTACGCCTGCTTCGATGAGGTGAAAATCGATCAGTAAGTTCATCGCCGCAATTCCCACTACTACCAGCGAGAAAATGATGCCGATCCAGCCCGCTTCATGAATATAGGGTACCATGATACCGAAAAAACTCAGAGCGAATGTCAGCAAATAAAGCAGAGCCACGGCTCCGGTAGCGACCATCACGCCCCGCATGAACCCTTGCGTAACGCGAATCAAGCCCGTTTGGTAGACGACTAATAGCAAAGCCAGTACGCCAAAGGTGAGTACGGCCGCCATAAATGCTAATCCGGAGAATAAACTAGAAATACTACCCACAAAAGCTCCCTCCAGCACGGCGTAGAGCGGAGCCAGCGTTGGGGCTAGAGTAGGTTTAAAAGCTAGTACGAGAGCAATAATCAGGCCACCAATGGCTCCTACGGGTAATAGAAGCGAGGTCCATTGCTGACCCTGAAGGGCGGCGTAAAAGGTTACTGCCGCTACGCTGATGGTAAGCGTTAATAAAAGGGCAA
Coding sequences within it:
- a CDS encoding fumarylacetoacetate hydrolase family protein → MRLYKTRLGIVLEADEQYYPIEATDWDQLINQDNLHEVLQAVTTSVSPSPELHHWLHTDLLAPIGRQEVWAAGVTYLRSRDARMEESQDAGGGSFYDRVYDAERPEIFFKATPERVVDPLGTVRIRKDSHWNVPEPELTLFMTSSGKIVAYTCGNDMSSRDIEGENPLYLPQAKSYDGSAALGPCLYVPGTPIDPHTHIRLEIHRNRESVYDNKISISQMKRQHTELVSFLFRECSFAYGCFLMTGTGIVPPDDFTLQRGDEVQITIDGIGTLVNTVA
- a CDS encoding Bax inhibitor-1/YccA family protein, with protein sequence MANPLFSEKTFDKVSVASDDVMTMQGTLNKIALLLTLTISVAAVTFYAALQGQQWTSLLLPVGAIGGLIIALVLAFKPTLAPTLAPLYAVLEGAFVGSISSLFSGLAFMAAVLTFGVLALLLVVYQTGLIRVTQGFMRGVMVATGAVALLYLLTFALSFFGIMVPYIHEAGWIGIIFSLVVVGIAAMNLLIDFHLIEAGVAQQAPKFMEWYSAFGLLVTIVWLYLEILKLLAKLNRR